CCTGGACGACAACGGAGAGATCCGCCGCTTCGTGAACATCTACGTCGGCGAGGAGGACGTGCGCTTCCTTGACGGCCTGGACACCAAGCTCGAGGGCGGCAACCTGGTCTCGATCCTGCCGGCGGTAGCGGGGGGCTGAGCGGTTCCAGAATCATGGCAGTCGACCCGGAGCGCCGGTTCGGCCGCCTTTTCCTCCAGCAGCCGGTGCAAGGCCCTTCGAAAGCCGCCGCCTGGTGCCCGGGTTCAAAGTCGAAAAAGACTCTGCGCGGCGGCACCCGAGTTGCTGACCATTTCGGTTGTTTTCGTTGCTCGTCGGGATGTTCACACCCAAGTGGTGGCGTTTAACAGAAACGCTAGGCTGACGGCATGGCTTCGAAAGATCGCTTAACCGACAAATCCGCTCGACGTTCTAAGCCGGTTCCCGCAAACGCGTCCGGGTCGATGGCACGAATGAAGGATGAGCTGGCTGCGGCGAGGGATGAGCTGGCGCGGATTAAGAAGGACCTGGACAGCATGAGCGAGATGGGTGAGATGGAGGCCCTCAGGCTTCAGATGGCGATGGACAGGCTGTCGAAGATGATGTCCACCCTCAGCAACCTGCTGAAAAGGATGTCCGACACTGCTTCGGACATCACAAGCAACATCGAGTAACTCCGGAGCGTGCGAGGTCGATCCTCAACCGGATTCGGTGGAACCCGCGGTTAGGCCTAACGCGCCAGCGCCAGCGCCTCGGTGATGTCGTCCGCGGACGGGCTCGTGTCCATCCAGCCGGTGGTCACCTTGCCCCTTTTGTCGACCACGAGGATGGTCGGCGTGGTCCGGATCGAGTACTTGGACGTGAGGTCCGGCCGGTCCCTGGCGTCGATGACCGCCAGCGGCGCATCGTGTGCCGCCGAGGCCGCCTGCAGGAGCGGGTAGGCCACCTGGCACTCGTAGCAGAACGGGCTCGTGAACTCCACGAGCATCGGGCCCTTGTGCGACAGGTCAACGTCTTTGCGGTCGAACCTGGCCGGCAGCTCGGCGCTCCGGAAGTAGCGGCGCAGGGCGAAGCTGGTGAAGGTCGCGGCTCCGCCGACGCTGAGCAGGATGAACAGCCGGATAGCCAGCTCCATCAGGCGGTCGCCCCTTTGCCGGAGAACCGCTTGAGCAGCAGGTACATCTGGCAGCCGACACAGATTCCTGCGGCTGCGTTCAGCAGCGCCAGCGCTACCACCATCAGGGTCAAGACCTGGGCGGCGAGTTCCGCCCCGGCGAAGTAGAGGGCGGCCGCCGCGAGCAGGCAAATGGCTCCAAGAGCCTCGGCGAAACGGTGCGGCGCGACTGCCTCCTTCTTACCGGGGCCGATCCCCAGCGTGGGGCGAACCGCATTGAACAGCTGCCCGAACAGGCTCAACTTGGGACCGCCGAGGACGCTGGCCGCCATGATCAGGCCGGTTACCAAAAGGATGTACTGGGCTGCCGGGGGGCCTGCGAGAAAGGCGATCGCGGGCAGCAGGAAGTGAAAAGCCGCCTTGGCGCGGGGTACTGCGGAGTCGACCTGTGCCGGGCGTTCCAAGGGATCCTCCTGGCGTCCTTTAAGACATTAGAAATCTTCAAAACAATAATAAGGGCCAAATAGGACTAAATCAATGGCGGTTATGTGTTCACCCTCTCGCGCACCCCGTCTCCAAAACCATTTGTCATAAACGGATTAGCACTCTAGACTCATGAGTGCTAACGCTTTAGTAGTAGGACTGCCAGCCTAATAGAGGGCGGGTTAGCCCTCAGAGGAGGTTTTGTATGGCAAAGCAGCTCGCATTTGGTGAAGAAGCAAAACGCGCGATGGAGCGAGGCATGGAGCAGCTCGCCAGCGCAGTCCGGGTAACCCTCGGCCCCAAGGGCCGCAACGTGGTCCTGGAGAAGAAGTGGGGCGCACCGACCATCACCAACGACGGTGTGTCGATCGCCAAGGAGATCGAGCTCGAGGACCCGTTCGAAAGAATCGGCGCCGAGCTGGTCAAGGAAGTAGCGAAGAAGACCGACGACGTAGCCGGTGACGGCACCACGACCGCAACGGTCCTGGCACACGCCATCACCAAGGAAGGCCTGCGCGTAGTCGCAGCCGGCGCCAACCCGATCGCCCTCAAGAGGGGCATCGAGACCGGTGTCGACGCAGTCGTCGAGTTCATCGGCAACATGGCCAAAGAGGTTGAGGGCAAGGACGAGATCGCCCACGTCGGAGCCATCTCCGCCAACAACGACCGTGAGATCGGCGAGATCATCGCCGAGGCAATGGACAAGGTCGGCAAGGACGGAGTCATCACCGTTGAGGAGTCCCAGACCTTCGGCCTCGAGCTGGAGCTGGTAGAGGGAATGCGGTTCGACAAGGGCTACATCTCCCCGTACTTCGTAACCGACCCCGAGCGCATGGAAGCCGTGCTCGAGGACCCCTACATCCTGATCTCGGGTCAGAAGATCTCGGCCGTCAAGGACATCCTTCCGATCCTCGAGAAGGTCATGCAGTCCGGCAAGCCGCTCCTGATCATCACCGAGGACGTTGAGGGCGAAGCCCTGGCGACCCTGGTGGTCAACAAGATCCGCGGCACCTTCCGCAGCGTCTCCGTCAAGGCCCCCGGCTTCGGCGACCGCCGCAAGGCAATGATCAGCGACATCGCAATCCTCACCGGCGGCCAGGTCATCACCGAAGAGGTGGGCCTGAAGCTGGAGAACGCAACCCTCGACCAGCTGGGCACCGCCCGCAAGGTCGTTGTGACCAAGGACGAGACCACCATCGTCGAGGGTCAGGGTTCGGCCGAGGAGATCCGCGGCCGGGTCAACCAGATCCGTGCGGAGATCGACAAGTCCGACTCCGACTACGACAAGGAGAAGCTGCAGGAGCGCCTGGCCAAGCTGGCCGGCGGTGTTGCAGTCATCAAGGTCGGCGCAGCCACCGAGGTTGAGCTGAAGGAGAAGAAGCACCGCATCGAGGACGCCGTCCAGGCCACCAAGGCCGCAGTTGAGGAAGGCATTGTCCCCGGCGGAGGCACCACTCTGGTACTCGCAGCCACTGCGCTGGAGAAGCTGGAGCAGGACCTGGTCGGCGATGAGCTGGCCGGCGTGCAGATCGTGCGCCGCTCGCTCAGCGCACCGCTTCGCCAGATCGCAACCAACGCAGGCATGGAGGGAGGCGTGGTGGTCGAAAAGATCCTCACCCTCAAGAAGAACTTCGGCCTGAACGCAGCCACCGGCGAGTACGAGGACCTGATGAAAGCCGGAATCGTTGACCCCGCAAAGGTCACCCGTTCCGCACTTCAGAACGCAGCCTCGATCGCGGCTTTGTTCCTGACCACCGAGTCCGTGGTGGTCGACAAGCCCGAGAAGAACGGCGGCATGGGCATGGGAATGCCCGGCGGCATGGGCGACGGCGGCGGCGGAGGCATGGACTTCTAAGCAGCCCCCACAGCAGTTCAAGTGCCCCCGGGAGACCGGGGGCACTTTTGCATCTAGACGCCGGTGGCTTGGAGCATCCCCTGCAGATACTTCCGGGTCGTCCTTTTCTGGACCAGGCGGGACACCGGCTTTCCCAATCGGGCCAGCGGGTGGCGCGGCCGGGAGAAGACCTCGATCACAAAGTTCACGTTGCCCCGGTCGTCCTGCTCCACCAGGAAGGCCTCCTCTCCGGCGACGGGGTGGTGGGGGAGTGTGCCGTAGGCGAAGCCGTAGCGGTTGGGCTCATCGACCACGTAGACGATCCGGGCGGCCGCGGTGACGAAACCGCCCACCATGCGCTGCAGGAGCACCACACACTCGTCCTGGGCCACTACAGGGCTGTCTGGGGTCAGGTGCATGCCGGCGCCGCGCTGGGGCGCCCACCGATTCAGCGCCGCCACCGCCAGGCCGAAGGTTCCAGGATCGGAGCCCAGCGGCTGCGAGTAGCGCTCGTGCGTGTAGCCCGGGGGTGGGGAGGTCCGTGTGGCTCCGACTGCGGAGTAGGTGAGCGACCGGTTGCACTGGGAGGCCAGCAGGTCTTGGAGATGCTCGGGCGACGGCCGGCGTAACCAGAACGGGCCGCCGAAAGCCACTGTTTAAGCCTCGCGCCCCAACCGGCGGGCCCGGTCGACGATCGACTCGGCGAGCTTCACCATCGGTGCACAGGCCGCCGGCGCCAGACCGTGGCTTTCCGGGTCCTTGATTGCCGCTTTAGCCTCGGCGACCAGAGCGTTGATCGACCGGATCATCGATTTGACCGCCCCCGACTCGTAGACCGTCTTTCGCAGAATCTCCAGGTCCTCGTCGGAGCATGCCGGGTCGCCCCAAACCGAGAGGATGTTTTCTTTGGTTGCGGGGGAAGCCAGCGACAGCGCCCGGGCCATGAGAGACGTGGGCTTGCCCTGCCGCAGGTCGTTGTCGGCGCTCTTGCCCGTAACCTGCGGGTCCCCGAACATCCCCAGCAGGTCATCGGTTAGCTGGAACGCCTCACCGAGAGGCCGGGCGAAGGCCTCAAGAGCCCGTTTGCTGTTCTCGGGTGCCCCGGCCAGCGTGGCTCCGACCAGCAGGGGGCCCTCCACCGAGTAGCTGCCGGTCTTGAGCCGGGCGATCCGGGCAGTGAGGTTGGGGTCGGTGACCCCTCGCCCGCTGTGGTTGAGGTCCAGGTACTGCCCCGCGATGGCGTCCAGCCGCATCCTGGTCACCGGCACGGCGGCGTCGTTCAGCAGCTCGGGGCTGAAGCCGGACTGCGCCAGCAGGTAGTCGGAGATGACCAGAGCCAGGTCGCCGGCCAGGATTGCCACCGAAATGCCGTACCGCTCGGAGTCCCCGGGCAACCCGGAGGCTCTGTGTTCATCGGCGACCCGTCGGTGAATCGTCGGCTCACCCCGTCGCATGGACGACCCATCCATCACGTCGTCGTGGAGGATGGCGAAGGTGTGGAGCAGCTCGAGGCTCGACGCCGCCAGGATTATCCGCTCGTCGAGCGGCCCGCCCTCGCCCCCGCAGGCGGCGTAACCGCAGCAGCAGAGCAGCGGCCGGATGCGTCCCCCCTGGCGAACCGTGGCCCGGGTGACCTCCTCGACAATGCGTTGACTGGAGCTCGCTACGAAGCCGTTTCGTACCTCGTCCAGGCGCGTTTGCAGCGTGAGATCGATCTGAGACCGGACCGATTCCAGGCTGTGCTTCTGCCCAGCCGAAGACTTTTTAGTGCTCACGGGGCGTTTCCAAGGGGATCGATCCACTGTATCTGCTAGCATCCAGTTCCGATGGATCGACGTCTGCGCATTCGCGCTCGAAGCAAACTTAATTACATCGTTCGCTTGGTAGCTCTCGCCTCCACGCTGCTTTTGAGCGCGTGCATCTCGGCCGACTCCCCGATGAACTACCTGCACCCGGAAGGCCCGCGGGCCATTCAGGCGGACCGTCTGTGGGACGTGACCTTCGCCATTGCAGCCGTGGTGTTCGTTCTGGTCGAGGGTGGACTGATCTTCATCCTCTTCAAGTACCGCGAGGGCCGCAAAGGCGGAAACGTCGACCCCAAGCAGCTGCACGGCCACACCAAGCTGGAGCTTCTCTGGACCGCAATCCCCGCCGTGATCCTCACCGGCATCGCCTTCATGACCGTGCCCGTGATCTTCGACCAGGCCAGGACGCCCGAGGACGCGCTGGAGGTTGAGGTCATCGGCCACCAGTGGTGGTGGGAGTACAAGTACGA
This window of the Actinomycetota bacterium genome carries:
- a CDS encoding MoaD/ThiS family protein, with product LDDNGEIRRFVNIYVGEEDVRFLDGLDTKLEGGNLVSILPAVAGG
- a CDS encoding thioredoxin family protein — its product is MELAIRLFILLSVGGAATFTSFALRRYFRSAELPARFDRKDVDLSHKGPMLVEFTSPFCYECQVAYPLLQAASAAHDAPLAVIDARDRPDLTSKYSIRTTPTILVVDKRGKVTTGWMDTSPSADDITEALALAR
- a CDS encoding DUF4395 family protein — encoded protein: MERPAQVDSAVPRAKAAFHFLLPAIAFLAGPPAAQYILLVTGLIMAASVLGGPKLSLFGQLFNAVRPTLGIGPGKKEAVAPHRFAEALGAICLLAAAALYFAGAELAAQVLTLMVVALALLNAAAGICVGCQMYLLLKRFSGKGATA
- the groL gene encoding chaperonin GroEL (60 kDa chaperone family; promotes refolding of misfolded polypeptides especially under stressful conditions; forms two stacked rings of heptamers to form a barrel-shaped 14mer; ends can be capped by GroES; misfolded proteins enter the barrel where they are refolded when GroES binds); this encodes MAKQLAFGEEAKRAMERGMEQLASAVRVTLGPKGRNVVLEKKWGAPTITNDGVSIAKEIELEDPFERIGAELVKEVAKKTDDVAGDGTTTATVLAHAITKEGLRVVAAGANPIALKRGIETGVDAVVEFIGNMAKEVEGKDEIAHVGAISANNDREIGEIIAEAMDKVGKDGVITVEESQTFGLELELVEGMRFDKGYISPYFVTDPERMEAVLEDPYILISGQKISAVKDILPILEKVMQSGKPLLIITEDVEGEALATLVVNKIRGTFRSVSVKAPGFGDRRKAMISDIAILTGGQVITEEVGLKLENATLDQLGTARKVVVTKDETTIVEGQGSAEEIRGRVNQIRAEIDKSDSDYDKEKLQERLAKLAGGVAVIKVGAATEVELKEKKHRIEDAVQATKAAVEEGIVPGGGTTLVLAATALEKLEQDLVGDELAGVQIVRRSLSAPLRQIATNAGMEGGVVVEKILTLKKNFGLNAATGEYEDLMKAGIVDPAKVTRSALQNAASIAALFLTTESVVVDKPEKNGGMGMGMPGGMGDGGGGGMDF
- a CDS encoding DUF1990 domain-containing protein, which codes for MAFGGPFWLRRPSPEHLQDLLASQCNRSLTYSAVGATRTSPPPGYTHERYSQPLGSDPGTFGLAVAALNRWAPQRGAGMHLTPDSPVVAQDECVVLLQRMVGGFVTAAARIVYVVDEPNRYGFAYGTLPHHPVAGEEAFLVEQDDRGNVNFVIEVFSRPRHPLARLGKPVSRLVQKRTTRKYLQGMLQATGV
- a CDS encoding polyprenyl synthetase family protein, giving the protein MSTKKSSAGQKHSLESVRSQIDLTLQTRLDEVRNGFVASSSQRIVEEVTRATVRQGGRIRPLLCCCGYAACGGEGGPLDERIILAASSLELLHTFAILHDDVMDGSSMRRGEPTIHRRVADEHRASGLPGDSERYGISVAILAGDLALVISDYLLAQSGFSPELLNDAAVPVTRMRLDAIAGQYLDLNHSGRGVTDPNLTARIARLKTGSYSVEGPLLVGATLAGAPENSKRALEAFARPLGEAFQLTDDLLGMFGDPQVTGKSADNDLRQGKPTSLMARALSLASPATKENILSVWGDPACSDEDLEILRKTVYESGAVKSMIRSINALVAEAKAAIKDPESHGLAPAACAPMVKLAESIVDRARRLGREA